In Nitrosomonas stercoris, the genomic stretch CAACAACTTTCATGGTAAATGAGTATTGGTCACCCTGCTTGATTTCACCAATAAAAGTGACTTCGTAATCCAGTAGACTTTTTACACCTGAGATGGGCGCTGATTTTCTAACAAAGTAGGGGAAAGCCATTTCAATATGACCTGAATCTGATTCCAATCTGCTGACCATGGAACGCAAAATTTCTTCAAAGGATTCAACTGAGATTTCTCGTTCGTGGCTGTTCAGAATTTCTACAAAACGGGACATATGCGTCCCTTTGAAATTATGCGGCAGGTTAACGTACATATTAAATTGTGCGACGGTATGTTGAGAACCACCGCCTTTATCGGCTACAACAACAGGATGTCGAATTGCTTTAATGCCAACTCGGTCAATCGCGATATGTCGCGTATCAGGAGAGCCTTGTACGTCAGCAATAGGTTGATTGGTATCTTTTTTCATGAAATTAT encodes the following:
- a CDS encoding GTP cyclohydrolase FolE2; the protein is MKKDTNQPIADVQGSPDTRHIAIDRVGIKAIRHPVVVADKGGGSQHTVAQFNMYVNLPHNFKGTHMSRFVEILNSHEREISVESFEEILRSMVSRLESDSGHIEMAFPYFVRKSAPISGVKSLLDYEVTFIGEIKQGDQYSFTMKVVVPVTSLCPCSKKIADYGAHNQRSHVTISVRTNSFVWIEDVIRIAEEQASCELFGLLKRPDEKYVTEKAYNNPKFVEDIVRDVAEVLNQDERIDAYIVESENFESIHNHSAYALIERDKRK